The stretch of DNA TGCACCTCGTATTCTTTGTACCTTACTCCCCACAAAAAGTACACCTGTCCAACTTTGATGCATCTTTCCAAAATAGCATACAATTGTTAGGGCATGCATTGTACTTATAGTACTTAAAAACCTAAATCCTCACTCAATTTCTTAGCCTCCCGATACGATCGTGGCAATGACACTCCTTTTGGAATGCCtcattcaacaactcaagcaacatataaaatattctaTCCGACAACCCACCCAATACCTTCAAGTGTTGTAAACgaacaataaacaataatgtCGTAAAGTTCTTACATCCAGGCCATAACTCTGTTTCTGCCTTCTCCAACAATTCATAGAATTTTGTAACTTCTTCACTACTTCAAACATTGTGTTTGGGAACTCCATGTGCATCATGTATCATTCCTAccatatcatctccaatattACATTCTGATCTTGAAATTCTTCTCGACTATGACGAGGCACATATAGCTCTCCATGAACCGTCcatattatgtaattagtgtCAAACCCATTCAGAATGAGGTGTTCCTCCACAACATCTCGTTTATGAAAATATCTGTTAACACATTTAATACACGGACAATATATGCTTGTCCCAAGAGACTTATGTCTATAGGCAAATTGAATGAACTcctgaatttattatttgtattgaGGATTTAGCCTGTTCGATATGTTAATCCAACTCTTATTTAGCTCcattagaataatttatatatcaaacttGCTAAGAACAAGGATTCAAAGGGTGTTCTAAGAATGGGATTAGAATATATTAAAGTCTTAACACATTAAATAGATCACTTAATTAACCCTATtgacaaataaaacaagtataaaaatgGTATacagttaaaatatatataaataaaattaattaaaatctataaTCTATTTAAATCCCCCAACTCAATATATACCATTTATATACGTTTTTAGTACataatacttttaaaataataatatttttatatgttaaagatGATATCCAAAGGTATAAAAATCttatacaaattaaaagatACAAACAATAACAAAGATTGTATTATAAAAAAGAATCTTCACATAACATTATAAACACCACAAAATATCTCTAAAGCAATGCAAACCCACAAATTTGTCAATTGAATTGAAATCGGTGCTTTCTAGAAGCCTGTTGCTTTtgagataataataattggCATGGAAATGATAGGCTTGTAATTGTGATGTGTGGGGGCCTCTCTTCACTACTTGGACAAATTAATTCTGTCACCTGACTGCAGCTTTTGTGGTGTAATACATGCATTTTAGTCTTTAGGTTTGTTTGTCTGTTCCGTGGGAATTTATTCCACAACACAGCTTTAATTTTCAACTGATTGTGCATATAAACTAAACTTCTATGCAACATATTATCTTTATGCTATGACGTAATCAGAGTTGGGAATTCACGGGTCTTGTGAGGTGTATGTATCAtgtaatcaaattaattagattaatagaCTAATTAATCTGGTTTACCCACCATTAATGacacaaaaaaaagagagtaGTAGTTACCATACCAAATGGAGCAGCAGATAGCAATGATCGAGTGAGACGAGAGTGAGGGCGACGAGTGAGCAAGAGCGACTGAGAGGCAGTCAGGCggcgagggtgagggtgagggtgagggtgagggcgaggcgagagcgagagcaATGAGGGtgagagcgactgagagtgagcgagcgaGGATGAGAGCGATTGATAGTGAGTGAGCGAGGGTGAGGGCAAGGGCAaaagcgactgagagtgagcgagcgagggcgagcgactgagagtgagcaaGGGTGATCAAGGAaggcagcgagggcgagggtcattgttgttaaaatcccgattttatgcgtacgattttacgattttacgattcgaaaacccctaaacgattcaaatcccatgtaaaattcaatttgggataaaatcatataaaatctcgattttacatatacgattttacgattttacgcttcagagatccctaaacgattttacgattcaaagaccttcatTGATTTAAGCTGCAATTtggaggatgcttccaacgtctcaatgtcacatagcatctgacattggaacttatgcaataaattgttatattttgcctctaaattggaacttgatttaacattgattgcataagttccaatgtcacataacatctaacattaattgcataagttccaatttacttgatttagattatattttttacttgatttaacattgattgcataagtaaatcaagacaaacaagtaattaattaatggaccaccaaaccccaaatcgggattttacttgatttaatcaatgttaaatcaagaaaaaaatgcaatataaatctaatggaagacgttgaaagaatcctctaaagaattttaagctatattttacctctaaattacctatattttgcctctaaattgcctataccaacctgctagtttttgagctatattttggaagtttaatcttttgaactataataaggaataatcaggttattaaaaagatattaattcattttctacaaaattatgttattataaacatatatttacaaaaattgaagggtatttttaattatctctaaaatcttacgattttacgattcgattttacgatccgattttatggacactttttcgatcccacttaaaatcccgattttaacaaccttggcgAGGGTGATCGAGGAAGGCAACAAGGGCAAGGGTGATCAAGGGACACAGCGAGAcgtgagcgagagagggttagggtttgcaAGGGAGATTTTGGAAGAGAAAGGGGTGAGGGGAAGAATTTGGGCGGGGGCGAGGGTGTTATATAAATCATATCCCCCGCGGTTTTAAAATTGTCGGGGATGGGTCaacattaccggcggtttatgAAAACCGTTGGAGATGTGTATGCCATAGTGACGGTTTTTGAAACCGTCGGTGATGTTGACCCATCCTTGGCGGTTTAAAAAATCGTCGAGAATTTTGGTGTTTTCCCGACAGTTTTTAAAATCGTCAGGAAAATTTCGTCGGCAATACCCCTTCTTCTTGTAGTTTTAATAACATATTATActatttatcattattattattttaaaatttagagtgAAGGTGATAGATAAACTGTATTCCTAATCGAATATCTAGCATGATGAGTTTAAAAGTGGATAATTACTATCTAGTTATTTCATTGATGGGAAGAAAGTTATAGAACCCTAGTAAGAAGAGAAAGCTTTAAGCATCAAGAATTAATCAAATACAGTTTGAGTTCTTTTTTCACTATATTATTCTCTAATTTATGGTTAAATTTCTTAAGGTAAGTAACTAGAAGATATTTGGAAATGAGTTTGATTGAGGTGAAGAACTGAGTCTAGAAGTAAAGGGCAAAGAACTTGGTCTTAAAGTACTAAAGTGGCTTAAAGGGTTAAGGGTATCCTGAAAGGTAAGAACTATCCTAAGTCCTAAGTCCTGTTAATATGGGTTTGGTTGATTGGGggaatatttcaattatttggaggcaaataattccaaaaataaatggCCTATCAGGCACTTCCCTAATCTTAAAGGGTGGTTAGCTCTATTGTGACACCTTGGGCTGGAATAGGGTTTCAAAAGTCATTGAgagaattcattttatttattttattaaatcaattactattatttataacaatatattttaaatatgccTTTTTTTCcccataatttcatttatttcgaaatttgtcatttttaaataGGATGAGATGTTGACATTGCAAAACATCTTCGCCATCATGTGAAGTCCTAATCTCATTAATTAGATAGGGATGACTATATGAATTTTAACCTGTTAATCATCATTTACTCATGGCCTAGAGATTACATCCCGTTAATTAGATAGGGTTGACTATATGAATTTTAACCTGTTAATCATCATTTACTCATGGCCTAGAGGTTACATCCCGTGTGTATGGCCAAAGTTATATTTTTACccttatacttttatatatatatatatttttgtataattacaaattttttgttatttcaactAATCGTTAGTTCTatatttttgattcaatttaatctttatacttAACTTTTTTACGTGTCAATCTCAACTTTTAATGGTTTCAATTACATCActaaagttatatttttaaatcaatttaacctCTGTACTTTAATGTGAAGAGAGTGTAAtgtgtattttatcatctcattttatttatttatttttttttacacatgaaaGTACGAGATTTAAATTGgcttaaaaatataagtataaggtgtaattgaaataactatAACCGTAAGTTCAGGttgtcatacaaaaaaaaataataataataataataaagtataaaaattaaattaactaaaaaattaagttcaattgtgtaatcaaaataaataaaaagtttgaaatattttaagtaGATTAAGCCTCGGAAATAAAGTTAAAAGTTGATAGGCAATTATATGCAAAGAAGGGAGAAATAGAATgatttgcttaattaattattggtggtggtggtggtgggcgAATTAAGCATGCATACATAGTAAAGAAGAGAGATATACGTGTAGATGATGATCATGAGAATGTAGCCAACTTGGGGGTGGGAGGATTAAGCAGGCAACTGTCAAGGTGTTGGTCGACTGAGGTGTATTTGTGGTGGGGATAGAAGGCAGAGGCCTCTAAGTCATGCTCTGTCAACTCAAACTCATCTGAGCTCCTTCGATGAATATGTTGTGGAGGATGGCGACGGGGACGTTGTCTGGGAATGGCAAGCTTTGGGAGAGCTCGATCATGTCTTGCTCGGCTACGTGTGTCCTCTTGAGGGTGCGCCCAGTCTTTTTCTCCCCAAGAAGAAACCAGATCCAACTGCGACGCGATGTTGGCTGGCGGCCTTACGATGATGAGTCGGTTGGATGCTCGTGGATCGGTGACCGCCATGACGGTGTAGGCTGCTACATCTTCCTCGTAATTCAGCACGGCCTGGCCTCGCCGCTGCCGTAAATGACAACCTCATCAGACGGAGGGGATTGGCGGGGATGCAACAAGTAATCGATGAAATAGGCGCCAAGTGAGTTGGCGGACACGTAGGTGTAGGGTATGCGTGCCTCTTCCGTGGCCCTTCTGATCTTCTTCTTGTTATCGAGAATAGCGTGGAAGGGCGGCAACCCACTCACCCTGTCCACTTCGTTCCCGAATTCTGATGGGACAAATCTCTGCTCAGCCATCCAAGaagccatgcaatgcatatatacatataattagcTATATCTAGCTCACTTAAAATCAATTGCATGAATGAATGACGACCAAAATTATGTTCATGCTcctgcacttttttttttttttttaaactctaAATTTTTCGTGATTTTAAATGTGACCTTGAACTTAagccaaaaacatatttatacCCTTTAACTTTTTGTGATTCTAAATGTACTCCTGAACAATACAAAATCATTCATTTAAACACCTAGACAATAAGCAATATGCACGTGCTTTAACATGCATCTTCTTTGGTCACGTCTCATCCAATTGGGCTATGTAGGCTAGTTGGGTTAGACGGGTTGGTGACATGCCCAAGTCGATGATCACTTTTTTATTTGGAGGGATTGAAAACGAGGCCAATATAAGGGTAGCATTTATTGCGTGAGATAGTTGAAGGAGATGCAAGAGATattggagaaagagaaaactcaacaggagatagagagagaaagagagagggggagggagagagttgaggagatgtccttagagagagaaagagataaggAGATgtcaaaaaaagagaagatGCCAAAGAGAAAGAATGGAAACTAAGGAGATGTCGAAAAACTGTCAAATCAGCATACATGTGTATCACTAATTGGTTACATATTCAAATGAGTGATTATACACAGTTCAGGTTATATTTGGAACCACAAAAAATTTAGAGTTTctctcaaaaaaaataaaagttcaagagcataaatatacttttactCTAAGTTCACGGGTACATTTGAAATCACTAAAAATTTATGGTTccacaagaaaaaaatgcaaaagtTGAAGGGGGCATAAATATGATTTGGGCACCTTGATATTGTCGGCTTCTTTCATGGCTCTGATAATCTTGAGCTGCTCAAGAAACTGGGGCACTGCGAGTGTAGAGATGACAATGTCGACTTGTTGAAGGACAGACACCAGCTTGTCGTGCTCGTCGAGTTCACACCTGCACACGTACATAACACGCATGCAATTCACAACATGAAAAAGtgaatacatacatataaatcaGAGTAGGGGCAGCGCCGTACTTGGAAGAGGGTGACGCCCATAGAGTGGAAGAAGTGGAGTTTGGGAGGGGTGAGGAGGGGACGAACATAGGCAAAGGTGGGATGCCCCATGGAAACGCTGGCCTTCACCATGAACTTGCCAAGATAGCCCGTCGCCCCAATTATCAGGATCTTGCTCAATTTGCCCTCTTGGCTTTCAGAGTACCCCTCCATTTATATATCCCTATTCCCTGTTCCCAATTTCTCTCTATCACTCACTCGCTGCAGcttaagctatatatatatatatatatagcctcagtTCCCAgttcccatctctctctctttctctctccttgaATGTGTGTTCGTGAAGGAATTCGTGGTGATAGCCTAACTTCGGGTAAGCAATCAAAATCCaagtaaacaaacaaaaaataggcaggcaggcaggcggGCAGGCCGTGCAGTGCATGGTTGCAGCTAGCGCAGGCCATCATtctaattaattcaaataaataatcaatatcAATTTAGAACTTTGTGGTGTGGGATGAGACGATACTGACGTGACGTCTGTCTAACGACAGAGAATCGGAAGAAGAATCCAACACTCAACTCTTTTGGGCAACCGATACCGACTCTTTCTtggctcttcttcttcctcttccgtGTCTCTTCAATTTCggtcttcttttctcttctcctgTGGCTTCAGCCTTCAATTCGTTCCAATGACTTGACAACAACGTTGTACCGAAGTAAGTTGGTTCATGCATGCAGGCAGAAGATATTTCCCCAATTTGAACTGCTGGAAATAAAATGAAGAGAACTTCCCTCCACAACCACAAGAGTAGACATCACTACTTTTTGGCGTCTTGTTTGGGAGTCTGTCTGTACAACATGTTTTTAACAAGGAAAATGCTATAAACACCCAACCCAATTCATGTCCCCTGATGagttttctaagattttttttttcatctaataataatttttcctaaaatcatcttcattttcatcttACATTCTTTTCTAACACAAGTCatacccaaaaagaaattaaacgaTCAATTATGAAAATTGGCAACTGGGTACATAAACTACTAGGTTAATCGTCAACGGttttaaactaatattttgAGTTAATGTTTGTACTTGTCTCATTTTACCAATGCTGAATTAACTGAGGAATATTAGCCAATTGTGCTTcaccataatatatatatgtttctttcGGCCCAAAGGGTGATAGGGTGGGGAGCTTGAGGCAAATGCGATTCACATGGTGGGAGGTGACACCTACAAGTACTTCAATATTCAAGCAAGTAAGAACTCAAGATGGTAGAATTTCTATAAGACTTAAGTAAGGgatgtatgaaaaaaaaaaaattctctgtgatctttgcaaaaatagggaaatttgcaaaaataggactgcCGGCaaagaaatttgcaaaaataggactcttaatttttttttttgcaaaactagaacttttgagagttgaatgGACTAAAATGCCCCCGATTTAAATTGGCATATAATcccttcgtcttcttcctctcgcaCGCACATCCCCAATCGCCCGCCGGCCAGAACATCTTTTTCGCTCGTCCTTATCGTCCTCTGTTCTAAGCATCTAGGGTTGCTGCTTCTTCATCGGTCTTCGCCTTCAAAGCCATTGCAGGTAATTTCAGAGTGTTTTACCTTCTTCGATGTGATTTTTTTAATGACTACGTAATGGGTATGCAAATGGACCTTGCTCTGGTTCTGTATTCTAAAGCTCGATTGAGTGAAGGCTATGCATTTCACTATAGGTTCAAACCAAAAGCATACCCAAGAATATTTTATATCCGTTCGATTTATATATCGgtacccaaaaatattttatgtatcgACATCATATATCGGTATAATTGTATcggttttaatttaatgtaaaccGATACATAGTAACCGATATACATCCTATAACAACTACTATATCGGTATAACTGTATCGATTGTAATTTTACTTAAACCGATATATAATAATCGACATATCCTTACACGACCGATATTATGAAACCGATATAACATTATATAACCGATAACTTTTTTTACTTACATCCAATCgatgaatttttataatttacaagaATGGTAGCTCATAGACCTATATTTGTACATGTGATGTATGGAGGTCGGTGGGATGTTGATAGAGGCGAATATAAGTACGTGATCGATAAATGTTGTTGTGTAATACCTGTGCATCTAGGCTTCACATTCGACCAATTGGTAAGTTCCGTATATAGAAGGTTCAATTTTAGTCTTGCTGAGAAGTCGGTTGTGATGAAGTACAAGTTTATGACTCTAGATATATCGGCACCACTAATGGAGATTCAAAGGGATATGGATGTTAAGTGCTTTATAGTAGAATGCTCTCGGATAGAATCCAGAAGCTCATTGCGTGTTGATTTTATGGACAAATTAAAATCGAGTACATAACCGAATGAAGAGGTTGCAGAGAATCAAGGATGCAGTAATTTACCGGTGATACAGTTGGGCAATGATAGTCCAATATGGTCGAACAACGAGGCCACAAGGAACATGAATATGGATGGTTTGCACGATGATGTTAGTTGTGATGATCCTGTGGATGGGAATGGGTTTGAAGAAGTCTATTGTGATGATGCAGCTGGACGTGCTACTGAAGATGTTTTTAATTGTGATGATGCAAGAGCAGGGTCTGAAGAAGTAGAAGTTTTCCATGGGAGTGATGTTGAAAAATTGGTCTATATCAATGTAGAAGTTGGTGATGGTGCTGAGCAGCTTACTTTTCTCCCATCTTCGAGATTATCAAAGGTTAGTTCGGGAACATCGTCCGAGGTGTCAGAAGTTGAGTTAAACCAAATTTTTGCGTCAAAATCTAAATTGCATCAAAGGATGAGTTTGTTGGCATTGAGAAAGAATTATGAATACAAGGTGGTAAAGTCAACTACGAAGGTATTGTACATGAAGTGTAAGCACGATCAAGGTCAATGGCTGTTGAGGACAACAATGCTTGGCACTTCTTTTGGTTGGATagttagaaaatatataaatactcaTTCATGTTAATCTTCAATAATGCGGCCTGGTCATTGCCATGTGAAGAGCAGAGTAATTGGTTCTCATGTAAAACCCTATTACGAGGATGTGAAGCGCATTCATAAGTCTAAGAACATTACCAACGATGTTTGCAAAGAATTTGGGTCAACATAAGTTATTCAAAGGCATGACAATCGCGGGAAAGGCTTTGGACATGATCCGGGGGGGGTGCGAAGGAATCATTCCAGTTGTTGCCATCTTATCTGTACATGTTGAAGTTGAAAAACCCTGGGACAATTTTTGAAATCGAGAGTGACAGTAAGAGCAGATTCAAATACCTATTTATGGCAATTAGTGCATGCCTTGCCGAATTTCGTAGCCAAATGCGACCCATAATTGCAGTTGACGCTTGCTTTCTCAAGGGTAAATATCTTGGTAGTTTGTTTGTTGCCACATGCAAAGACGATAACAACAATGTATATCCTATAGCATGGGGAGTAGGAGATTCTGAGAATGATGCCTCATGGGAATGGTTTTTTACTAAATTGTGATCAGCATAAAAGCATCAATAAGGCGGTATTGACGGTTTTCCCTAATGCACTACATGTACATTGTATATATCACATTGGCCAGAACGTTAAGGCTAAATTCAAGCATGAAAAAGTGCATGCTTTGTTCTATAAGGCAGGGAAGGCTTATCGAGAATCAGAATTCCATGAATTGTTTAACAAGCTCGAGCGATATGATCCAGCTGTCGGGACCTATCTTAGAGAGGCCGGCTTCAGTCGTTGGGCATGTGCCTATTCGGATGGGAAACAGTTTGATATATTGATGACAAACATTGTAGAATGCCTCAATGCAGCTTTGGTGGATGCACATAAATTGCCTATTCAATGTTTGATGGAGTATATTAGGAATATGCTGCAACAAAGGTTTTATGAGAGACGGGGTCACACTAGTAAGATGGGTGGACATCTCACCTCTTGAGCTGAAGGAGAAATAGCCAAAAGATTTGCATTATCTCAATATTGGCAGTCAGAACCGATTGATATGTATAGATTCAATGTCAAAGATGGTAACTCCGGTGACATTATAGACTTGAAGGCAAAAACTTGAACATGTCGGGTGTTTGATTTCGACAAATTACCATGTGGACATGCCCTGGCTGCTGCACGTTCACGCAATATTGACTCATACACTTTGTCGTCTGCATACTACCAAACAAAGGCTCTATCGTGTGCCTATGCCGATCCGATTATGTCGGTGGGCAGTCAGGCCGATTGGATTGTACTGGATGAAAGTGTATCTATTAATTTACTACCTTCGGCAACTAGACGCCCATGTTGAAGACTCAAGGCATGCCGAATTCTTTCAGCCagtgaaaagaagaagagggtAAAATGTGGTCGTTGTGGTCAAATTGGCCATAATCGCCAAACTTGCTCAAATCCAATAAGTCTGGATGAAAAAAAGGAAGGTAGCAAGAAAGATGCAAGAGTCTGACACATATGCTTGCATTGAACTCATATATTTGCTTCTTTAACCaatgttgtaataaatatttaaatatacattcaAAGATGGTAACAACCATGGAATAGGTATCATTAtagtatttaaaagaaattgttTGGTGATCGATGTCGGTTCAGACATATCGATTATCATCACCATGTATGTAAACCGATGGTAACAACAATGTATAGGGAATCTGACAATTGGTAACCGACACAATGTATATGGAATCCGATATATTAGCATTAATAATATCAGATATGTATATGGAATtagcataataatattcaatctATATTAACCGACACATCCATTTCCTAATACTACCGATTTTAAGAAACCGATCTAACAAGGAacataagtttaatttataattaaaaaatcgaTATCGGTTATATAACCGACATATGCAGCACAGTATCTCTGTAATAGGATATCAGTTCATATATATCGTCACGTAATCGACGTGCGAAAGCCGATTACAATAAATGAAGATGATATCGGTTTGTTTGAATCGGTCATTGGCCGATATTTTGCAAACAAAGAAC from Diospyros lotus cultivar Yz01 chromosome 6, ASM1463336v1, whole genome shotgun sequence encodes:
- the LOC127803358 gene encoding LOW QUALITY PROTEIN: isoeugenol synthase 1-like (The sequence of the model RefSeq protein was modified relative to this genomic sequence to represent the inferred CDS: inserted 2 bases in 2 codons; deleted 1 base in 1 codon) encodes the protein MEGYSESQEGKLSKILIIGATGYLGKFMVKASVSMGHPTFAYVRPLLTPPKLHFFHSMGVTLFQGELDEHDKLVSVLQQVDIVISTLAVPQFLEQLKIIRAMKEADNIKRFVPSEFGNEVDRVSGLPPFHAILDNKKKIRRATEEARIPYTYVSANSLGAYFIDYLLHPRQSPPSDEVVIYGSGEARXVLNYEEDVAAYTVMAVTDPRASNRLIIVRPPANIASQLDLVSSWEKKTGRTLKRTHVAEQDMIELSQSLPFPDNVPVAILHNIFIEGAQMSXELTEHDLEASAFYPHHKYTSVDQHLDSCLLNPPTPKLATFS